The following are from one region of the Actinomyces sp. oral taxon 897 genome:
- a CDS encoding SDR family oxidoreductase, translating to MSLPQHESPSPLVAVTGATGKVGGAVAEQLRAKGPAPRLVVRDASRAPGWAEDVAVATYGDYQAATAALAGVDVLLMVSASESADRLTQHRTFIDAAAAAGVRHVVYTSFLGAAPDAVFTLARTHWATEEHLRASGVGFTLLRDSFYADFLPELAVDGVIAGPAGQGRVGAVARADVARAATAVIGDLVAGDRRHDGAVYELTGPEALTLAEAAAVITRATGRPTVYREQTLEEAYASRSVYGAPDWEVDAWVSTYTAIASGALDRVTDDVERLTGRRPLSLAQLLAGHH from the coding sequence ATGAGCCTGCCCCAGCACGAGTCCCCATCACCCCTGGTCGCGGTGACCGGCGCCACGGGGAAGGTCGGTGGTGCGGTCGCCGAGCAGCTGCGGGCCAAGGGACCGGCCCCCCGGCTCGTGGTGCGTGACGCCTCCCGCGCCCCGGGGTGGGCCGAGGACGTCGCCGTGGCGACCTACGGTGACTACCAGGCCGCCACCGCCGCCCTGGCAGGCGTCGACGTCCTCCTCATGGTCTCGGCCTCCGAGTCCGCCGACCGCCTGACCCAGCACCGGACCTTCATTGACGCCGCCGCGGCCGCCGGGGTGCGTCACGTCGTCTACACGAGCTTCCTTGGTGCCGCGCCGGACGCCGTCTTCACCCTGGCGCGCACCCACTGGGCCACCGAGGAGCACCTGCGCGCCTCGGGAGTGGGCTTCACCCTCCTGCGCGACTCCTTCTACGCCGACTTCCTCCCCGAGCTCGCCGTCGACGGGGTCATCGCCGGGCCCGCGGGGCAGGGGCGCGTGGGCGCGGTGGCACGGGCCGACGTCGCCCGGGCCGCCACCGCCGTCATCGGCGACCTCGTCGCCGGGGACCGCCGGCACGACGGCGCCGTCTACGAGCTCACCGGCCCCGAGGCCCTCACCCTGGCCGAGGCCGCCGCCGTCATCACCAGGGCCACCGGCCGGCCCACCGTCTACCGTGAGCAGACCCTTGAGGAGGCCTACGCCTCCCGCTCGGTCTACGGCGCCCCCGACTGGGAGGTCGACGCCTGGGTGTCCACCTACACCGCCATCGCCTCCGGTGCCCTCGACCGCGTGACGGACGACGTCGAGCGCCTCACCGGGCGCCGGCCGCTCAGCCTGGCGCAGCTGCTCGCCGGCCACCACTGA
- the nusB gene encoding transcription antitermination factor NusB, with translation MPSQQPTGPARAGTRPVKHPVTARTKARRRAVEVLFEADQRGLLAGGQAEDLSGEPGQEADAGPAGRLRALAAERAVFSANHTQAPAYTRQILAGVADHLVDVDETIETYAQGWVLERMPAVDRAIARVATWEIVYNDDVDVPVAVDEALTLARMLSTDDSPRFLAGLLGRIGDLADTLR, from the coding sequence ATGCCCTCCCAGCAGCCCACCGGCCCCGCGCGGGCTGGCACCCGTCCCGTCAAGCACCCGGTCACGGCCCGGACCAAGGCCCGGCGCCGTGCCGTCGAGGTCCTCTTCGAGGCCGACCAGCGGGGACTGCTGGCGGGCGGCCAGGCCGAGGACCTGTCCGGGGAGCCCGGGCAGGAGGCCGACGCGGGCCCGGCCGGGCGCCTGCGCGCCCTGGCCGCCGAGCGCGCCGTCTTCTCCGCCAACCACACCCAGGCCCCCGCCTACACCCGGCAGATCCTCGCCGGCGTGGCCGACCACCTGGTGGACGTGGACGAGACCATCGAGACCTACGCCCAGGGCTGGGTCCTGGAGCGCATGCCGGCCGTGGACCGGGCCATCGCCCGGGTCGCCACCTGGGAGATCGTCTACAACGACGACGTGGACGTCCCGGTGGCCGTGGACGAGGCCCTGACCCTGGCCAGGATGCTCTCCACCGACGACTCCCCGCGCTTCCTGGCCGGGCTGCTGGGGCGTATCGGCGACCTGGCCGACACCCTGCGCTAA
- the efp gene encoding elongation factor P encodes MATTNDLRNGLVLNLEGQLWQVVEFQHVKPGKGPAFVRTKIKNVLSGKTVDRTFNAGLKVETATVDRRDMQYLYKDGNDYVFMDVKSYDQIYVPGDTVGDAARFLLENQDVIVAFHDETVLFVELPAAVVLTVSHTEPGLQGDRSNAGTKPATLETGAEIQVPLFLNTGDRVKVDTRSGSYISRVTD; translated from the coding sequence GTGGCAACGACGAACGACCTGAGGAACGGCCTGGTTCTCAACCTTGAGGGCCAGTTGTGGCAGGTGGTTGAGTTCCAGCACGTCAAGCCGGGTAAGGGCCCCGCCTTCGTGCGCACCAAGATCAAGAACGTCCTGAGCGGCAAGACCGTGGACAGGACCTTCAACGCCGGCCTCAAGGTCGAGACCGCCACCGTGGACCGCCGTGACATGCAGTACCTGTACAAGGACGGCAACGACTACGTGTTCATGGACGTCAAGTCCTACGACCAGATCTACGTCCCCGGTGACACCGTGGGCGACGCCGCCCGCTTCCTGCTGGAGAACCAGGACGTCATCGTGGCCTTCCACGACGAGACCGTCCTGTTCGTGGAGCTGCCGGCCGCCGTCGTGCTGACCGTCTCCCACACCGAGCCGGGCCTCCAGGGCGACCGCTCCAACGCCGGTACCAAGCCCGCCACCCTGGAGACCGGCGCCGAGATCCAGGTCCCCCTGTTCCTCAACACCGGGGACCGGGTCAAGGTCGACACCCGCTCCGGCTCCTACATCTCCCGCGTCACGGACTAA
- a CDS encoding FMN-binding negative transcriptional regulator, whose translation MYVPRHFELPEDYARTLLEHPRAGNLVTVHDFGPEATFVPFYLDKERGRLVTHLVRNNPQARTPVTAPGLVILDEADAYVSPHWYATNKVKPNVPTWDYITLHVSGAVNVDASPQAALQAASALTHHMGDGDCLEPVGQDKLERMARAIVVVSVDTERVRGKAKMSQNRHPDDIRSLIAALEEQGQDVLVDYLRTVSLPYAEERLATITALRGARAAREVMSARHPCAGM comes from the coding sequence ATGTACGTCCCCCGCCACTTCGAGCTCCCCGAGGACTACGCCCGCACCCTCCTGGAGCACCCGCGCGCCGGTAACCTCGTGACCGTCCACGACTTCGGCCCGGAGGCCACCTTCGTGCCCTTCTACCTGGACAAGGAGCGCGGGCGCCTGGTCACCCACCTGGTGCGCAACAACCCCCAGGCGCGCACGCCCGTCACCGCCCCGGGCCTGGTCATCCTCGACGAGGCCGACGCCTACGTCTCCCCGCACTGGTACGCCACCAACAAGGTCAAGCCCAACGTCCCCACCTGGGACTACATCACCCTGCACGTCAGCGGGGCCGTCAACGTCGACGCCAGCCCCCAGGCGGCCCTCCAGGCGGCCAGCGCCCTGACCCACCACATGGGTGACGGGGACTGCCTGGAGCCGGTGGGGCAGGACAAGCTCGAGCGCATGGCCCGGGCCATTGTGGTGGTGTCCGTGGACACGGAGCGGGTGCGGGGCAAGGCCAAGATGAGCCAGAACCGCCACCCCGACGACATCCGCAGCCTCATCGCCGCCCTGGAGGAGCAGGGCCAGGACGTGCTGGTGGACTACCTGCGCACCGTCTCCCTGCCCTACGCCGAGGAGCGCCTGGCCACCATCACCGCCCTGCGCGGGGCGCGCGCCGCCCGCGAGGTAATGAGCGCCCGCCACCCCTGCGCGGGGATGTGA
- a CDS encoding shikimate kinase, with protein MSDPTGDLTAPTGARRGGGRGGAGDREAPQDVPGEAPGEAPQDVPRGSGIRGALVLIGPPGAGCRSVAAELVAPGARCRDLEAVTAARLAVDPALAHVVVAEEVYRQAEARAAVELLEGARPGDALALGSGCLTSPAVLRALDALRARGGTVVALTAQARSLARRNGLDAPRSVALGPVHRTFVTLLRQREALCRDLADAMVDTTGLSASRTAQLVREKVVLRRQP; from the coding sequence GTGAGCGACCCGACCGGCGACCTTACCGCCCCGACCGGCGCCAGGAGGGGCGGGGGGAGGGGAGGCGCCGGGGACCGGGAGGCGCCCCAGGACGTGCCCGGAGAGGCGCCCGGGGAGGCGCCCCAGGACGTGCCCCGGGGCTCCGGGATCCGGGGCGCGCTCGTCCTCATTGGGCCGCCGGGGGCCGGGTGCCGGTCCGTGGCCGCCGAGCTCGTCGCGCCCGGGGCCCGCTGCCGCGACCTGGAGGCCGTCACCGCCGCCAGGCTCGCGGTGGACCCCGCCCTGGCCCACGTGGTCGTGGCCGAGGAGGTCTACCGGCAGGCCGAGGCCCGGGCCGCCGTCGAGCTCCTGGAGGGCGCGCGCCCCGGTGACGCCCTGGCCCTGGGCTCAGGCTGCCTGACCAGCCCCGCGGTGCTCCGGGCGCTCGACGCCCTGCGCGCCCGGGGCGGGACGGTGGTCGCCCTGACCGCGCAGGCGCGGTCCCTGGCACGCCGTAACGGCCTCGACGCCCCGCGCTCGGTGGCCCTGGGGCCGGTGCATAGGACCTTCGTCACCCTCCTGCGTCAGCGCGAGGCCTTGTGCCGCGACCTGGCCGATGCCATGGTGGACACCACCGGGCTGTCGGCCAGCCGCACCGCCCAGCTGGTCCGCGAGAAGGTCGTCCTAAGGAGGCAGCCCTGA
- the aroB gene encoding 3-dehydroquinate synthase, producing MSRYPYRKPRVSVAAEHLPLVLVGLPGAGKTTVARLLATALGVQVTDTDAEIRRRARLTIPQIFDAEGEEGFRDREEQAMRAVLTSPQHAQGVLALGGGAVLRPANRALLAGRTVVYLLAAPATAARHVGDGSGRPLMAGRCAGADSDTAEAASQGAQDTAAGVLARMETLYRQRAPLYAAVATHTVPTDGLSPEQVAALVLVTLGAEPGRAASALAVATGRTRPSPAGPGTLRPPSGAPATPSPVTSPPARPAARPSALSPVARPAARPPTSPAARPAAVPPAGPGTDRVPTLDDHPRELDRLRGGQTVRLPVGGARPYEVLIGRDLGAQVTCAVTRARGGGAGGVAVVHPPVLRGAAEHHEALLEGLGLRATRIEVPAGEACKTVGVLEEVWEALGRFRMGRDGCVVGLGGGATTDLAGLAAATWLRGVPVVQVPTTLLAMVDAAVGGKTGIDTAAGKNLVGAFHPPAGVVCDLATLDTLPLPELRAGAGEVVKCGLIADPVVLEQVLADPDVLAAGSPALAELVARAVAVKAAVVGRDLTESGLREILNYGHTYAHAVEKVTGYRWRHGEAVAVGCVYAAEVSHRLGRLDAAALDLHRRAMVAVGLPVSFPQGAGCWEELHAAMMSDKKVRSGRLRLVLLDAVARPVRLDAPGEELLRAAHEAVSRP from the coding sequence ATGAGCCGCTACCCCTACCGCAAGCCCCGCGTGAGCGTCGCCGCCGAGCACCTGCCGCTGGTCCTGGTGGGCCTGCCCGGGGCCGGGAAGACCACGGTGGCACGCCTCCTGGCCACGGCCCTGGGGGTGCAGGTCACTGACACCGACGCCGAGATCCGGCGCCGGGCGCGCCTGACGATCCCCCAGATCTTTGACGCCGAGGGGGAGGAGGGCTTCAGGGACCGCGAGGAGCAGGCCATGCGTGCCGTCCTGACCTCCCCTCAGCACGCCCAGGGCGTGCTGGCGCTGGGGGGCGGCGCCGTCCTGCGCCCGGCCAACCGGGCCCTGCTGGCCGGGCGCACGGTCGTCTACCTCCTGGCCGCGCCCGCCACCGCCGCCCGCCACGTGGGTGACGGTAGCGGCCGGCCTCTCATGGCGGGCCGCTGCGCCGGGGCCGACTCCGACACCGCCGAGGCCGCCAGCCAGGGGGCGCAGGACACCGCCGCCGGGGTCCTGGCGCGCATGGAGACCCTCTACCGGCAGCGCGCCCCCCTGTACGCCGCCGTGGCCACCCACACGGTCCCCACCGACGGCCTGAGCCCCGAGCAGGTCGCCGCCCTGGTCCTGGTCACCCTGGGGGCCGAGCCCGGGCGGGCGGCCAGCGCCCTGGCCGTGGCCACGGGCCGCACGCGGCCCTCGCCCGCCGGGCCCGGGACCCTCCGGCCCCCGTCGGGTGCGCCGGCCACCCCGTCCCCGGTCACGTCCCCGCCTGCCCGTCCGGCTGCTCGCCCGTCCGCCTTGTCCCCGGTCGCCCGGCCGGCTGCCCGACCGCCCACCAGCCCGGCCGCCCGGCCAGCCGCCGTGCCGCCCGCCGGGCCCGGGACCGACCGCGTCCCCACCCTGGATGACCACCCCCGGGAGCTCGACCGGCTGCGGGGCGGGCAGACCGTGCGCCTCCCGGTCGGGGGGGCCCGGCCCTACGAGGTCCTCATTGGCCGCGACCTGGGCGCCCAGGTCACCTGCGCGGTCACGCGCGCCCGGGGGGGCGGGGCCGGGGGCGTGGCCGTCGTCCACCCCCCGGTGCTGCGTGGGGCCGCCGAGCACCACGAGGCCCTCCTGGAGGGGCTCGGGCTGCGCGCCACCCGCATTGAGGTCCCCGCCGGGGAGGCCTGCAAGACCGTGGGCGTCCTGGAGGAGGTCTGGGAGGCCCTGGGCCGCTTCCGCATGGGGCGCGACGGCTGCGTCGTCGGCCTGGGCGGGGGGGCGACCACGGACCTGGCGGGCCTGGCCGCGGCCACCTGGCTGCGGGGCGTGCCCGTGGTCCAGGTGCCCACCACCCTGCTGGCCATGGTCGACGCCGCCGTCGGGGGCAAGACCGGTATCGACACCGCCGCGGGCAAGAACCTCGTGGGGGCCTTCCACCCGCCCGCCGGCGTGGTGTGCGACCTGGCCACCCTGGACACCCTGCCCCTGCCCGAGCTGCGCGCCGGGGCGGGGGAGGTCGTCAAGTGCGGCCTCATAGCCGACCCCGTCGTCCTGGAGCAGGTCCTGGCCGACCCCGACGTCCTGGCCGCGGGCTCGCCGGCCCTGGCCGAGCTCGTGGCCCGGGCGGTGGCCGTCAAGGCGGCCGTGGTGGGCCGGGACCTGACCGAGTCCGGGCTGCGGGAGATCCTCAACTACGGGCACACCTACGCCCACGCCGTGGAGAAGGTCACCGGCTACCGGTGGCGCCACGGTGAGGCCGTGGCCGTGGGCTGCGTCTACGCCGCCGAGGTCTCCCACCGCCTGGGCCGCCTGGACGCCGCCGCCCTGGACCTGCACCGCCGGGCCATGGTGGCCGTGGGCCTGCCGGTGTCCTTCCCGCAGGGGGCCGGGTGCTGGGAGGAGCTCCACGCCGCCATGATGAGCGATAAGAAGGTCCGCTCCGGGCGTCTGCGCCTGGTCCTGCTTGACGCCGTGGCCCGCCCCGTGCGCCTGGACGCCCCCGGGGAGGAGCTGCTGCGGGCCGCCCACGAGGCCGTGAGCAGGCCGTGA
- the aroC gene encoding chorismate synthase: MLRWMTAGESHGQALTAVMEGLPAGVSLTTETVRTALARRRLGHGRGARQGFERDELTILSGLRHGRTIGSPLAMVIGNSEWPKWVDVMSVDPVDPAVLARDAGRGEAREVARNRPLTRPRPGHADLAGVLKYDLPDAREVLERASARETAARVALGAVAEALLDQVAGIALVSHVVQVGTVTLPPHVPAPVPADTDRLDADPVRCTDPATSAAMVAQIDAARKDGDTLGGVVEVIATGVPVGLGTYASADRRLDARLAAALMGVQAVKGVEIGDGFAQAGLRGSVAHDEILHLGPGTVQRAANHAGGIEGGMSNGADVRVRVAYKPISTVPRALRTVDLATGRPATAVHQRSDTTAVVPGSVIVQAMTALVLADALMDKTGGDSLGEARRNLRSYLEHCARRTSWDA, translated from the coding sequence ATGCTGCGATGGATGACTGCCGGGGAGTCCCACGGCCAGGCCCTGACCGCCGTCATGGAGGGACTGCCCGCGGGCGTGTCGCTCACCACCGAGACGGTGCGCACCGCCCTGGCCCGACGGCGCCTGGGGCACGGCCGGGGGGCCCGCCAGGGCTTTGAGCGCGACGAGCTGACCATCCTGTCCGGCCTGCGTCACGGGCGCACCATCGGCAGCCCCCTGGCCATGGTCATTGGCAACTCCGAGTGGCCCAAGTGGGTGGACGTCATGAGCGTGGACCCGGTGGACCCCGCGGTCCTGGCCCGCGACGCCGGCAGGGGGGAGGCGCGCGAGGTCGCCCGCAACCGGCCCCTGACCAGGCCCCGCCCCGGGCACGCCGACCTCGCCGGCGTCCTGAAGTACGACCTGCCCGACGCCCGTGAGGTCCTGGAGCGGGCCTCCGCCCGGGAGACCGCCGCCCGGGTGGCCCTGGGCGCCGTCGCCGAGGCCCTGCTGGACCAGGTCGCCGGGATCGCCCTGGTCTCCCACGTGGTCCAGGTCGGCACCGTCACCCTCCCGCCGCACGTCCCGGCCCCCGTGCCCGCCGACACCGACAGGCTCGACGCCGACCCGGTACGCTGCACCGACCCCGCCACCAGCGCCGCCATGGTCGCCCAGATCGACGCCGCCAGGAAGGACGGGGACACCCTGGGCGGCGTCGTGGAGGTCATCGCCACCGGCGTCCCGGTGGGCCTGGGCACCTACGCCTCCGCCGACCGGCGCCTGGACGCCCGCCTGGCCGCCGCCCTCATGGGCGTCCAGGCCGTCAAGGGCGTGGAGATCGGCGACGGCTTCGCGCAGGCGGGGCTGCGCGGCAGCGTCGCCCACGACGAGATCCTCCACCTGGGTCCCGGCACCGTGCAGCGGGCCGCCAACCACGCGGGCGGCATCGAGGGCGGCATGTCCAACGGCGCCGACGTGCGCGTGCGGGTGGCCTACAAGCCCATCTCCACCGTGCCCCGCGCCCTGCGCACCGTGGACCTGGCCACCGGCCGGCCGGCCACCGCGGTCCACCAGCGCTCCGACACCACCGCCGTCGTCCCCGGGTCGGTGATCGTGCAGGCCATGACCGCCCTGGTCCTGGCCGACGCCCTCATGGACAAGACCGGCGGGGACAGCCTGGGCGAGGCCCGCCGCAACCTGCGCTCCTACCTGGAGCACTGCGCCCGGCGCACCAGCTGGGACGCCTGA
- a CDS encoding shikimate dehydrogenase codes for MTAEARRGQEAAGASADRTGHRAAVIGSPVAHSLSPVLHRAAYADLGLSTWSYTARLLAPDQLADLLAQVAAPARGGPVWEGLSVTMPHKQAVTGLLDAVDPLARAVGAVNTVVAQRHGGGRALLTGVNTDVAGIVGALREVLAHQGTAPGPRAVVLGSGATASSTLAALTELGATNVLVAARRHAGPGRAAAAAHRMGLGIRTLTWSPGEPASDAAVAHELAAADLVVSTLPAHAADTLGAPLARALGGRPRPGALLDVVYAPWPTALAATWQAGGGVVAPGWLMLLHQAAPQVQLMTGRTPRLGPMRAALLHALGEGRGAEVAADVAGPDA; via the coding sequence GTGACGGCTGAGGCCCGCCGGGGGCAGGAGGCGGCCGGGGCGTCGGCCGACCGCACCGGGCACCGGGCCGCCGTCATCGGCTCCCCGGTGGCCCACTCCCTGTCACCGGTCCTGCACCGCGCCGCCTACGCCGACCTGGGCCTGAGCACCTGGTCCTACACGGCCCGCCTCCTCGCCCCCGACCAGCTGGCCGACCTGCTGGCCCAGGTCGCGGCCCCCGCCCGGGGCGGGCCGGTGTGGGAGGGCCTGTCGGTCACCATGCCCCACAAGCAGGCGGTCACGGGCCTGCTGGACGCGGTGGATCCGCTGGCCCGGGCCGTGGGGGCGGTCAACACGGTGGTGGCCCAGCGCCACGGGGGCGGACGGGCCCTCCTGACGGGGGTGAACACCGACGTCGCCGGGATCGTCGGGGCCCTGCGGGAGGTCCTGGCCCACCAGGGGACCGCCCCCGGCCCGCGGGCCGTGGTCCTGGGCTCGGGGGCCACCGCCTCCTCCACCCTGGCCGCGCTGACCGAGCTGGGGGCCACGAACGTCCTGGTGGCGGCACGCCGTCACGCCGGCCCCGGGCGCGCCGCGGCGGCCGCCCACCGCATGGGCCTGGGGATCCGCACCCTCACCTGGTCCCCGGGGGAGCCGGCCTCCGACGCCGCGGTGGCCCACGAGCTGGCGGCGGCCGACCTGGTGGTCTCCACCCTGCCCGCCCACGCCGCCGACACCCTGGGTGCCCCCCTGGCGCGGGCCCTGGGCGGCAGACCGCGTCCAGGGGCCCTGCTCGACGTGGTCTACGCCCCCTGGCCCACGGCCCTGGCCGCCACCTGGCAGGCCGGGGGTGGGGTCGTGGCCCCGGGCTGGCTCATGCTCCTGCACCAGGCCGCGCCCCAGGTCCAGCTCATGACCGGACGGACCCCCCGGCTGGGGCCCATGCGCGCCGCGCTGCTCCACGCCCTGGGGGAGGGCCGGGGTGCCGAGGTGGCCGCCGACGTGGCCGGGCCGGACGCCTAG
- the mltG gene encoding endolytic transglycosylase MltG — MSNDDFFNEIVNPHGQDVKRRRRSRAERRRDQHHEEVSGRRASGRSSAPAGDRHQRRTHHTDEPSTPVGEQRPPRTPASPAPAPAGDRPATGRRARRLQERQEQEAATGQETTGTPASGLPPAGDRPATSRRARRLQERQEAEAATGREVAEDPASDLFASEPPPRPRTRVEGARTRRLREQRQAQERARRKKRLRRRLVSVMVLVLVLSVVSVAGYQAFNFLHDTIPQEDMSDYEGAGDSADKVVVTLPAGAGGSQIGSILKEAGVVASVGAFVKAYNANSNASGIQSGTYTLRRGMSAAYAVASLLDPASRKDHTLTVTEGATKRQVKESLMRVGGFTDAQVEEAFADTAAIGLPAVAGGNVEGWLAPSTYDVTADATATELVKSMVSTTVSRLNALHVPAESYQTVLTKASIVEREVSSSDYYSQVARVIENRLADTGGETMGKLQMDSTTLYGLGRTGGIPTKAEIEDPSNAYNTHVYAGLPPSPIGSPGEKAISAVLNPQEGPWLYFVTVDLGTGKTLFAATYDEQVANSKKLDEYCEAHKDMCGSGQGTPPPSQDSDGDG, encoded by the coding sequence GTGAGCAACGACGATTTCTTCAACGAGATCGTGAACCCGCATGGCCAGGACGTGAAGCGACGGCGACGGAGCCGCGCAGAACGCCGTCGTGATCAACATCACGAGGAGGTCTCCGGTCGTCGCGCCTCCGGGAGGTCCTCCGCCCCGGCGGGGGACCGCCACCAGCGGCGTACCCACCACACCGACGAGCCCTCCACCCCGGTGGGGGAGCAGCGCCCGCCGCGCACCCCCGCCAGCCCGGCCCCTGCCCCGGCGGGGGACCGGCCCGCCACCGGCCGGCGGGCCCGGCGTCTTCAGGAGCGTCAGGAGCAGGAGGCCGCCACCGGCCAGGAGACCACCGGCACCCCCGCCTCGGGCCTGCCCCCGGCGGGGGACCGGCCCGCTACCAGCCGGCGGGCCCGGCGTCTTCAGGAGCGTCAGGAGGCCGAGGCCGCCACCGGCCGGGAGGTCGCCGAGGACCCCGCCTCGGACCTGTTCGCCTCCGAGCCGCCGCCCCGCCCCAGGACGCGGGTCGAGGGGGCCCGCACGCGCCGCCTGCGGGAGCAGCGCCAGGCCCAGGAGCGGGCCCGGCGCAAGAAGCGCCTGCGCCGTCGCCTGGTCAGCGTCATGGTGCTGGTCCTCGTCCTGAGCGTGGTCAGCGTGGCCGGGTACCAGGCCTTCAACTTCCTGCACGACACCATCCCCCAGGAGGACATGAGCGACTACGAGGGCGCGGGCGACAGCGCCGACAAGGTGGTCGTCACCCTCCCCGCCGGGGCCGGGGGCAGCCAGATCGGCAGTATCCTCAAGGAGGCCGGGGTGGTCGCCTCGGTCGGCGCCTTCGTCAAGGCCTACAACGCCAACTCCAACGCCTCCGGGATCCAGTCGGGCACCTACACGCTCAGGAGGGGCATGTCCGCGGCCTACGCGGTGGCGAGCCTGCTCGACCCCGCCTCGCGCAAGGACCACACCCTGACCGTCACCGAGGGGGCCACCAAGCGCCAGGTCAAGGAGAGCCTCATGCGGGTGGGCGGCTTCACCGACGCCCAGGTGGAGGAGGCCTTCGCCGACACCGCGGCCATTGGCCTGCCTGCCGTGGCGGGCGGCAACGTGGAGGGCTGGCTGGCCCCCTCCACCTACGACGTCACCGCGGACGCCACCGCCACCGAGCTGGTCAAGTCCATGGTCTCCACCACGGTGTCACGCCTCAACGCCCTCCACGTCCCGGCGGAGTCCTACCAGACGGTGCTCACCAAGGCCTCCATCGTGGAGCGGGAGGTCTCCTCCTCCGACTACTACAGCCAGGTCGCCCGGGTGATCGAGAACCGCCTGGCCGACACCGGGGGGGAGACCATGGGCAAGCTGCAGATGGACTCCACCACCCTGTACGGGCTGGGACGCACCGGGGGCATCCCCACCAAGGCGGAGATCGAGGACCCCTCCAACGCCTACAACACCCACGTGTACGCCGGCCTGCCCCCCAGCCCGATCGGCAGCCCCGGGGAGAAGGCCATTAGCGCGGTCCTCAACCCGCAGGAGGGCCCCTGGCTGTACTTCGTGACCGTGGACCTGGGCACCGGCAAGACCCTGTTCGCCGCGACCTACGACGAGCAGGTCGCCAACAGCAAGAAGCTCGACGAGTACTGCGAGGCCCACAAGGACATGTGCGGCAGCGGCCAGGGCACACCGCCCCCCAGCCAGGACTCCGACGGTGACGGCTGA
- the ruvX gene encoding Holliday junction resolvase RuvX, which produces MRRGVRIAFDVGRVRIGVARCDAEAILAVPVLTLRRDRYGADLEEAADIVAQYAAVEVVVGLPVSLRGRSTSSTKDARRWARRLAGLIPPVPVRLVDERLSTVTAHQVLHESGRHERSFRQVVDQAAAVVILNQALEAERNTGAPTGELVPPTPGVRP; this is translated from the coding sequence ATGCGCAGGGGGGTCAGGATCGCCTTCGACGTGGGCAGGGTACGCATTGGCGTGGCACGCTGCGACGCCGAGGCGATACTGGCCGTGCCCGTCCTGACCCTCAGGCGCGACCGCTACGGCGCGGACCTGGAGGAGGCGGCGGACATCGTCGCCCAGTACGCCGCCGTCGAGGTGGTCGTGGGCCTGCCCGTGAGCCTGCGGGGACGCAGCACCTCCTCCACCAAGGACGCCAGGCGCTGGGCGCGTAGACTAGCTGGTCTCATCCCCCCCGTTCCCGTACGGCTGGTAGACGAGCGGCTCTCGACCGTCACCGCCCACCAGGTCCTGCACGAGTCGGGTCGTCACGAGAGGAGCTTCCGCCAGGTCGTCGACCAGGCGGCCGCTGTCGTCATCCTGAACCAGGCCCTTGAGGCTGAGAGAAACACAGGCGCACCCACCGGTGAGCTTGTCCCGCCGACCCCGGGAGTCAGACCGTGA